Proteins from a genomic interval of Microbacterium abyssi:
- a CDS encoding LuxR C-terminal-related transcriptional regulator produces the protein MTSAWRQDPHIWLLPALECEPVTEIAADLLASRLTTAPQVIGTLLRRLDGDPATVRETCVALSPAQRTGQRMLPRLLPLVPSISARFDGLVLDPDDRLTLLMVGLSVDDSAEVLMRATGLAPEELLAGRLSALLAASHGRFTLGDRRAAIWVQHTATALEIAYAHGLLERAHRDRGDDDAADWHRACGALQRIPDIAAPLIDMVGALSEAGDAHRAFAVASEAAAHAEGAQLGRARAAAGAAAMSAGCFEDAAEWLGALLPNTDEAVRAKALGSAVVAETNMHGMIAMIDPAEHRPRAADPDRWRAWARTAGVAAVTCAERGASPEMRAWLTELREADARAEADGAVRDAAVALCWMLTGEADAVEPCSCGPFSGAMVGALHAAVGGDIDDGLGILARAQARTTDEDDPLVADLERSPLVDAYLVVTEALLRFWRGDVDTARELLTAASIDLPVGVPFAGLGAVLAQRLDIAVRGAPGALARSLAATLPGGIRIDRLVDSGLSAYLGGAPEQAAIDVTLWHDRGAPEPALGVPGLEEVGPVVQRPRVEPPETREARRLLHRIRTLPESSWRREHDEIAEAGRRLSSPFDRARVEALLGSTCIARGDASAGRRHLRAASRLFEDAGALAWKDAAEARLSRLMVALSAHSDPVTEPIAVIRDTDPLAASRVAWETLLTEREIEVAMRVASGGENREIAIDLDVSVRTVEVHVGRLFDKLGVRNRVELAVLAHRTGRAF, from the coding sequence GTGACGAGCGCTTGGCGGCAGGATCCGCACATCTGGTTGCTTCCTGCGCTGGAATGCGAACCCGTCACCGAGATCGCCGCAGACCTGCTCGCGAGCCGCCTGACCACCGCACCGCAGGTGATCGGCACGCTGCTGCGCCGGCTGGACGGCGATCCGGCCACCGTGCGCGAGACCTGCGTGGCACTGAGTCCCGCGCAGCGCACCGGCCAGCGCATGCTGCCACGGTTGCTGCCGCTCGTGCCGTCGATCTCAGCGCGGTTCGATGGCCTCGTGCTCGATCCGGACGACAGACTCACGCTTCTCATGGTGGGACTGAGCGTCGACGACAGTGCCGAGGTGCTGATGCGCGCGACCGGTCTGGCACCCGAAGAGCTTCTGGCCGGCCGGCTGAGCGCACTCCTCGCTGCATCGCACGGCCGCTTCACTCTCGGCGACCGGAGAGCGGCGATCTGGGTGCAGCACACCGCGACCGCCCTCGAGATCGCGTACGCGCACGGACTGCTCGAGCGGGCTCATCGAGATAGGGGCGACGACGATGCGGCCGATTGGCATCGAGCCTGCGGAGCACTGCAGCGCATCCCTGACATCGCTGCGCCGCTGATCGACATGGTCGGTGCGCTGTCCGAGGCCGGTGACGCGCATCGAGCCTTCGCTGTCGCCTCGGAGGCCGCCGCTCACGCCGAGGGCGCGCAGCTCGGCAGGGCGCGAGCGGCCGCGGGAGCCGCAGCGATGAGCGCCGGGTGCTTCGAAGACGCCGCCGAATGGCTCGGTGCTCTGCTCCCGAACACCGACGAGGCCGTCCGCGCGAAGGCCCTCGGCTCCGCGGTCGTCGCCGAGACGAACATGCACGGGATGATCGCGATGATCGACCCCGCCGAGCACCGCCCGCGGGCTGCGGATCCCGACCGGTGGCGCGCCTGGGCACGCACCGCGGGCGTCGCGGCCGTCACGTGCGCGGAACGAGGCGCTTCGCCGGAGATGCGCGCATGGCTGACCGAGCTCCGCGAGGCGGACGCGCGCGCAGAAGCGGACGGCGCCGTGCGCGATGCGGCCGTGGCGCTGTGCTGGATGCTGACCGGCGAGGCCGATGCGGTCGAACCCTGCTCGTGCGGGCCGTTCTCCGGCGCAATGGTCGGGGCACTGCACGCGGCGGTGGGCGGCGACATCGACGACGGACTCGGCATCCTCGCCCGCGCGCAGGCGAGGACCACCGACGAGGACGATCCGCTGGTCGCCGACCTCGAGCGCAGTCCGCTGGTCGACGCCTATCTGGTCGTCACTGAGGCGCTCCTGCGATTCTGGCGCGGCGACGTCGACACGGCGCGGGAACTGCTGACTGCGGCATCCATCGACCTCCCGGTCGGCGTGCCGTTCGCCGGTCTCGGGGCTGTCCTCGCTCAGCGCCTGGACATCGCCGTGCGTGGCGCGCCGGGTGCACTGGCACGATCGCTCGCAGCGACGCTCCCCGGGGGCATCCGGATCGATCGGCTCGTGGACAGCGGGCTGAGCGCCTATCTCGGCGGCGCACCGGAGCAGGCAGCGATCGACGTGACGCTATGGCACGATCGTGGCGCACCGGAACCGGCACTGGGCGTGCCGGGACTGGAGGAAGTCGGGCCGGTCGTCCAGCGGCCGCGCGTCGAACCGCCCGAGACGCGCGAGGCAAGGCGGCTCCTGCATCGCATCCGCACGCTCCCCGAATCATCGTGGCGGCGCGAGCATGATGAGATCGCGGAGGCCGGTCGCCGCCTGAGCTCACCGTTCGATCGCGCACGCGTGGAGGCGCTGCTGGGTTCGACGTGCATCGCGCGGGGCGATGCGTCGGCGGGGCGCCGTCATCTGCGCGCGGCGAGCCGGCTGTTCGAGGACGCCGGAGCGCTCGCCTGGAAGGACGCCGCCGAGGCAAGGCTCTCGAGGCTGATGGTCGCGCTGTCCGCGCACAGCGACCCGGTGACCGAGCCGATCGCGGTCATCCGCGACACCGATCCGCTCGCGGCCAGTCGTGTCGCCTGGGAGACGCTTCTCACGGAACGCGAGATCGAGGTGGCGATGCGGGTGGCATCCGGCGGCGAGAATCGCGAGATCGCGATCGACCTCGACGTCTCGGTGCGCACCGTCGAGGTTCATGTCGGCCGCCTCTTCGACAAGCTCGGCGTCCGCAATCGCGTCGAGCTGGCGGTGCTGGCGCACCGGACCGGCCGGGCCTTCTGA
- a CDS encoding A/G-specific adenine glycosylase: MPVRSTPPLRLTAELSDWYRANARDLPWRRPEFHDRYGAWGTLVSEFMLQQTPVTRVIPHLEAWLERWPTPSSMSRATPADVVQQWANLGYPRRALWLHRAAIEITERHDGAVPRDIDALLALSGIGDYTARAVATFAFEDRHPVVDTNTRRVLARALEGRSQPGPAARRDLAVMEALLPEADADSAVFNAAAMELGAVVCTSRAPRCERCPIVDVCAWVAAGRPDTGDDRRRQARYEGSDRQARGAVLKVLRDAAGSEVPADAVIPDWADAGQRDRAIDSLIVDGLVESVDGLLRLPR, translated from the coding sequence ATGCCCGTCCGATCGACACCCCCCTTGCGCCTGACCGCGGAGCTGTCGGACTGGTACCGCGCGAACGCTCGGGACCTGCCGTGGCGGCGGCCGGAATTCCACGATCGGTACGGCGCCTGGGGCACACTGGTGAGCGAGTTCATGCTCCAGCAGACACCGGTGACGCGCGTCATCCCGCACCTCGAGGCGTGGCTGGAGCGCTGGCCGACGCCGTCGTCGATGTCGCGCGCGACGCCCGCGGACGTTGTGCAGCAGTGGGCGAATCTCGGTTACCCGCGACGTGCGCTCTGGCTGCATCGGGCGGCGATCGAGATCACCGAACGTCACGATGGTGCGGTGCCGCGCGACATCGACGCGTTGCTGGCGCTGTCCGGAATCGGCGACTACACCGCTCGCGCTGTCGCGACGTTCGCATTCGAGGACCGGCATCCCGTGGTCGACACCAACACGCGTCGTGTGCTCGCTCGCGCGCTGGAGGGCAGGTCGCAGCCGGGCCCGGCGGCCCGACGCGACCTGGCGGTCATGGAGGCCCTGCTCCCCGAGGCGGATGCCGACTCGGCCGTGTTCAACGCCGCCGCGATGGAGCTCGGCGCCGTGGTGTGCACGTCACGCGCGCCGCGCTGCGAACGCTGCCCGATCGTGGATGTCTGCGCCTGGGTCGCCGCCGGACGCCCCGACACGGGCGATGACCGCCGGCGGCAGGCCCGCTACGAGGGCTCGGATCGTCAAGCGCGCGGCGCCGTGCTCAAGGTGCTGCGGGATGCCGCCGGCAGCGAGGTGCCTGCAGATGCGGTGATCCCCGACTGGGCGGATGCCGGGCAGCGCGACCGTGCGATCGACTCGCTGATCGTCGACGGTCTCGTCGAATCCGTCGACGGGCTCCTCCGCCTCCCCCGGTGA
- the truB gene encoding tRNA pseudouridine(55) synthase TruB translates to MVAPGILLVDKPGGLTSHDVVARTRRAFGTRKVGHAGTLDPMATGLLVIGVEGATRLLTYIVGADKTYLATIRLGRTTSTDDAEGETTDRTAADLVDAVTSARIAEGVAALTGDISQVPSSVSAIKVDGRRAYDRVRAGEEVELKARAVTVSRFDVLAERREDGSIDLDVVVDCSSGTYIRALARDLGERLGVGGHLTALRRTMVGPFDVADAVGIDALEGAPTLTPGDAASKVLQRLDVSADDARDLRHGKRLIGQGGLLDADIAAAIDQDGILVGIVEKRGRDLKSAMNMPQESR, encoded by the coding sequence ATGGTCGCACCCGGCATCCTCCTCGTCGACAAGCCCGGTGGGCTGACCAGTCACGACGTCGTCGCCCGCACGCGTCGCGCGTTCGGGACCCGCAAGGTCGGGCACGCCGGAACGCTCGATCCGATGGCCACCGGACTGCTGGTGATCGGCGTCGAGGGCGCCACGCGCCTGCTCACCTACATCGTCGGCGCCGACAAGACTTACCTCGCCACGATCCGCCTCGGCCGGACGACTTCGACCGACGATGCCGAGGGTGAGACGACCGACCGCACTGCTGCCGACCTCGTGGATGCAGTCACCTCGGCGCGGATCGCGGAGGGTGTGGCCGCGCTCACCGGCGACATCTCGCAGGTGCCGAGCTCGGTCTCGGCGATCAAGGTCGACGGCCGTCGCGCCTATGACAGGGTGCGGGCCGGCGAGGAGGTCGAGCTGAAGGCCAGAGCCGTCACGGTGTCCCGCTTCGACGTCCTCGCCGAGCGGCGCGAGGACGGCTCGATCGACCTCGACGTGGTGGTCGACTGCTCGTCCGGCACCTACATTCGCGCGCTCGCCCGCGACCTGGGAGAGCGCCTCGGTGTCGGGGGACACCTGACGGCACTGCGCCGCACCATGGTCGGTCCGTTCGATGTGGCGGATGCCGTCGGCATCGACGCCCTCGAGGGTGCGCCGACGCTCACCCCCGGCGATGCCGCATCGAAGGTGCTGCAGCGGCTCGACGTCTCCGCGGACGATGCGCGCGACCTGCGCCATGGCAAGCGACTCATCGGCCAGGGCGGGCTGTTGGACGCCGACATCGCAGCGGCGATCGACCAGGACGGCATCCTGGTGGGGATCGTCGAGAAGCGCGGGCGCGATCTGAAGAGCGCCATGAACATGCCCCAGGAGTCCCGATGA